The Haloprofundus salinisoli region ACGCCTCTGAGGTAGATGCCGAGCCACCCGCGAAGGCCGCCCGACACCGTGTTCACGTCCGAAATCGTCTCTCCGTCGGCCATCGAGTTAGCCCCACACCGTCGCCGGAGCGGTCACCAGTGCGGTCGACGCGCCGCGAGCGGTCGTCGCGTCGGGGGCGACGAGCGACGTGCTGTTGTCGGAGTCGTTGCCGTCGGTCGACCCGTTCGACGAGTTGCCGGTCTCGTTGCCGGAGTCGCCCTCGACGCTCTCGTTGCCGAACGGGTTCTCGCCGGTGGCGTTGTCGAGCGTCTCGTTTCCAACCGTCTCGTTACCCGAGTCGTTGCCGCCGTCTTCGACGGGCGACTCGGACAGTTCGACCGTCGCGGCGCTGTCGTCCTCACCGACGACTTTCGCGTCGGAGACGTTGACCGTGCCGTCGTAGACGACCGAATCGCCCGACTCGTTCTCGGTCGCCTGCGTGCTGACGTAGTACGGGCCCGTCGCGCGGACGCTGACGTTCGTGTACTCGTCGCCCGTCTCGTCGTAGCCGGTCGTCGAGTACGGCAGCGTGAACTCGAAGTTGCCGTTGGCGTCCGTCTCGGCGTACTGGACGTAGGTGAACGTCTGGCCGGTCGTCTCCATCCGCATCTGGACGATCGCGCGGACTTCGCTGTTGGCGGGTGCGCCGCTGCCCTCGACCGTCGCGCCGGGGACGCGCTCGAACGTCTTCACCCACTGCGGCGGCGTCTGCGTCAGGAACTGCGCGTTCAGTCCCGTAATCTGACCGGTGCTGAGCAGTTGACTGAAATACGACCGCGACTGCGTCGCCGACGACTCGCTGACCTTCACGAGGCGGTAGTGCTCCAGCGCCTCGACGCGCTCTTCGGGGTACGGACCGACGCCGCCGACCTGGGCGGTGCCGTCCTCCTCGACGAAGTCGCGGGCGGCGCTCATGTTGTCGAACGTCCGCAAGAGCGTCGCGTTCTCACCCTCGCCGACGGGTGTCGGGACGCTGACTTCCTCGCCGGTCTGCTGGTTCACGGCTGGCGTCGGCTCCCAGTCGACGACAAACGGCTGCGGGTCCATCGCGCTGCCGTGATACTCGTACAGCCGGACCATCGTGCTGTCGTAGTAGCGCTGGTTCTTCAGGAAGAAGCTCCCGCGGAACCCTTCGGCGTAGATGCGCTGGTAGAAGTCCGACTGCGAGAGGTTCTCCTCTTCGTCGTAGAAGACGGTCGGCGCGCCGAACTTCTCGCCCGGCGTCACCATCTGCCAGTCGACCATCACGTAGCGCGTCTGATTGCCCTCGGTGCTCTCGCGCGCGAGGACTTCCTCGGACTGCTGTTCGCTCGGCGCGAGCAGGAAGTTCGCCGCGGAGGTCGCACCCTGCTGGAACGGGTTCGCGTTCGGAATCCGCTCGCTCCCCATCGTTATCCAGTGCCCGTAGTCCCACCACGACATGACGCCGTAAGTTCCCTCGGGGTAGTCGTAGTCGCCGTCGGCGGGTTGGCCGAAGCGCTCGTAGTAGCCGAACTCGTCGGCGTTACCCGCGCCGCCGTAGTTGCCTTCCTCCGGCGTGTTGTTCGCCATCCAATCGAGGCTGCCGTCCCACTGGGTGTACGCGCCGGGGGCGTTGGCGGCACCGATCTGCTGCGCCGTCGCCGTCTGGGGCGATTGGCTCCCGCCGAGCGGGACGAGAAGCACCGGCGTGAGGACGAGCATGATGACCGTCGCCACGACGAGCACCTGATAGCCCTCGATGTCGTCGGCGACGCGGGCGACGGATTTCCGAAGCCCGAGGTAGCGGAGTACCTCGCCGAGGAGATACGCGTTCATCGCGACGACGACGAGCGCGAGGTAGTAGTTGAACCGCAGTTGCGTGAACGCCGCCGCGGTCATGAACGCGGCCCAGACGACGACGAGCAGGTGTTCGGCTCTGTAACTCGTCAGCAGCGCCGCGCCGACGATGAGGCCGAAGACGACGAGGAGTCCGAAGAGCGCGTGGTCGATACCGAGCGCACCGCCGATCGTTCGCGGAACCGCCGGAATCAGGTACAGCAGGCCGACGACGGCGACCGAGCCGGCGACGTAGCCGACTTTGCGCACGTCGCCGCCGCGGAGCAGCGGTTTCGCGAGCATCCACGTCGCCGCGGCGACGCCGGTGAAGATGGCGAGGCCGTACTCGCTGAGCAGTTGCATCGTCGCCGTCGTCCCGAACTGCGCGAGCGTGTTCGGGTCGAGAAACGGCTGCGCCTCGCTGATGGTCCGGGTTCGCGCCCCGGCGCTGAAGCCCAGAATCCGGTTGAAGTTGTTCGTCAGTTGGTGGAACGCGTCGGGGATGACGACGGCCATGAGGCCGAGCGAGACGGCGATCGCGCCGCCGACCGCGACGGGGTACAGAGAGACCGAGAGGTCGCGCGCCTCCCACTCGCGGGCCAGCCACGCGAGGAACACGCAGCCCGCGCCGACGGCGAGCGCGAGCACCGGCTGGATGAGCGAGTACTGCGTCGCGCTGAACTGGAAGGTGTCGATACGAATCGCCATCAGGAGGGCCGTGACGCCCATCGACACCGCGCCGACGAAGGCGATCGGTTCGGGCGACTCGCCGTTGACGACGTCGCTCACCATCTTCAGGACGAGGAAGGTGCCGACGACGCCCACGAGGAGGACGCCCGGCGGCCAGACCCACATGTAGAGCGCGAGGGCGACACCGGCGAGCGCGGACCACTTCAGCGGCGAGCGGAGGGCGTCGCGGTCGCGGTCGTCGACGAGCTCCCAGATGGGTTTCTCGCGCTCGCCGACGGCGAAGGCGACCATAAATGCCAGAACGGCGATGGCCATGAACAACGGTTCGACGCCGTTGTGGTCGGAGACGCCGACGAGCGAGCGCTGGAGGAACGACCCCGGCAGCAGCATCAAGATGACCGCGCCGAACAGTCCGGCGAACCGACCGCCGAGGCGCTTACCGATGTAGTACACCGGAATCGCGGTCAACGCGCCGAAGACGGCGGGCGCGACGAGCAGCGTCTGGGCGACGAGTTGGTCGCTGGGACTGCCGAGACCGAGAATCAGGGCGGCGGTCGCGACGATCTGGTCGTACAGCGTCCCGAACTGCCCCTGGTAGGTGCCGTAGGGGAAGTAGGTCCACGGATCGAACGGCATGGTGAAGGGCCAGTGTCGGACGGTGTATTCGACTTCACGGAGGTGGTACCAGGCGTCGTTTCCGGAGAAGACGACGGTACCGTCCTCGGCGAAGTAGTTGCCGTAGCCCTGTAACCGGATGTAGAGCATGACGGCGACCACTCCCAGGAGGGCGGGGACGTGGTACCAGTCTTCGAGGCGCTCGAGGTAGGAGTCCTCTGTCTCCTCGACGCTCTCTGTTCGATGACTCATTGGCCGAAAGGACTTGGAAAACCCGCATAAGCCTTATGATACGCTAACGGCCGGAAGTTAGCGAATCTCGCCCGTCAGGTCCCGTACGACCCACCAGGCGTCGTTTCTGAGTCGTCCGTTCACGACGAGCAACGACGCGAAGTACGTCACACCGCCGACGCCGAGCAACAGACAGAGCGTGAGAGCGCCGGAGACGCCGTCGAGAACCGCGTACAGCGTCGCGACGACGGCCATCATGACGACGGTCGCCGCCAGTTGCGTTCCCACGTCCTTCGCGACGGCTCGGGTCGGCCGGTAGTCGAGCGTTCGCCACAGGAGCAGACAGCTGCCGCCGAAACTGAGCGTGGTCACGAGGCCGAGTCCGATAGTGCCGCCCAGTTCGGCCAGCGGGAGGACCAAGACGGCGTAGGTCACGATGAGCACGACCGAACTGAGCGCGCTGATACGGGGGCGATTCGTCCCGAGGAAGTACGATTCGAGGACGCTCCGGTAGCCGTTCGAGAGATTCGCCAGCGCGAGCACGGCGATGAGGAGGTTGCCGACGCCGACCGCGCCCAGCGCCCCCAGCGAGACCGTCCCGGGGGCGACGCCGTAGACGACCGATAGGAGGTCGTTGCCGACGACGAGGCCGC contains the following coding sequences:
- a CDS encoding oligosaccharyl transferase, archaeosortase A system-associated, translated to MSHRTESVEETEDSYLERLEDWYHVPALLGVVAVMLYIRLQGYGNYFAEDGTVVFSGNDAWYHLREVEYTVRHWPFTMPFDPWTYFPYGTYQGQFGTLYDQIVATAALILGLGSPSDQLVAQTLLVAPAVFGALTAIPVYYIGKRLGGRFAGLFGAVILMLLPGSFLQRSLVGVSDHNGVEPLFMAIAVLAFMVAFAVGEREKPIWELVDDRDRDALRSPLKWSALAGVALALYMWVWPPGVLLVGVVGTFLVLKMVSDVVNGESPEPIAFVGAVSMGVTALLMAIRIDTFQFSATQYSLIQPVLALAVGAGCVFLAWLAREWEARDLSVSLYPVAVGGAIAVSLGLMAVVIPDAFHQLTNNFNRILGFSAGARTRTISEAQPFLDPNTLAQFGTTATMQLLSEYGLAIFTGVAAATWMLAKPLLRGGDVRKVGYVAGSVAVVGLLYLIPAVPRTIGGALGIDHALFGLLVVFGLIVGAALLTSYRAEHLLVVVWAAFMTAAAFTQLRFNYYLALVVVAMNAYLLGEVLRYLGLRKSVARVADDIEGYQVLVVATVIMLVLTPVLLVPLGGSQSPQTATAQQIGAANAPGAYTQWDGSLDWMANNTPEEGNYGGAGNADEFGYYERFGQPADGDYDYPEGTYGVMSWWDYGHWITMGSERIPNANPFQQGATSAANFLLAPSEQQSEEVLARESTEGNQTRYVMVDWQMVTPGEKFGAPTVFYDEEENLSQSDFYQRIYAEGFRGSFFLKNQRYYDSTMVRLYEYHGSAMDPQPFVVDWEPTPAVNQQTGEEVSVPTPVGEGENATLLRTFDNMSAARDFVEEDGTAQVGGVGPYPEERVEALEHYRLVKVSESSATQSRSYFSQLLSTGQITGLNAQFLTQTPPQWVKTFERVPGATVEGSGAPANSEVRAIVQMRMETTGQTFTYVQYAETDANGNFEFTLPYSTTGYDETGDEYTNVSVRATGPYYVSTQATENESGDSVVYDGTVNVSDAKVVGEDDSAATVELSESPVEDGGNDSGNETVGNETLDNATGENPFGNESVEGDSGNETGNSSNGSTDGNDSDNSTSLVAPDATTARGASTALVTAPATVWG